In the Candidatus Delongbacteria bacterium genome, TGGCCGCGTTCCGTGATCCGGGCCTTCGCCCTGGTCAAGGGTGCCGCCGCGCGCGCCAATGCCGAACTGGGACAACTGGACAAAGAGCTTGCCAAGGCCATCTCCGGGGCGGCCGCGGAAGTGGAATCGGGGCGCTGGGACACACAGTTTCCACTGGTGGTGTTCCAGACCGGATCCGGCACCCAGAGCAACATGAACGCCAACGAAGTGCTGGCCAACCTGGCCAACGAACGCCTGGGTCACGCGCTGGGCAGCCCCGGGCCGGTCCATCCCAATGACCATGTCAATCGCGGCCAGAGTTCCAATGATGTCTTCCCCACCGTGATGCATGTGGCCGTGCTGGGGGAACTGCAGGAGCGTCTGCTTCCGGCTCTCACCGGCCTGAAGAAAACCTTCGGGGCACTGGCGACTGAGCATGCCCTGCTGGTCAAGACCGGGCGCACGCACCTTCAGGACGCCACCCCGATCACACTGGGCCAGGAGGTCGGGGCCTGGGCCGCCCAGCTGAGCCTGGCACTGGACGCCCTTGACAGCGCCCGGCCCGGCGTGCTGCAGCTGGCCCTGGGCGGCACCGCTGTGGGCACCGGGCTGAACGCACATCCCGGCTTTGCCGAGGCCGTGATCCAGGATCTGGCGCGGATCACGGGTCTGCCCTTGCGCCAGGCTCCCAATCTCTTTGCCGCCCTGGCCGGCCACGAGCCCCTGCTGCAGCTGAGCGCCGCTCTGCGCACCACGGCCGCGGCCCTGCTCAAGATCGCCAACGACATCCGCTGGCTGGCCAGCGGACCGCGCTGCGGCATCGGCGAGCTGCGTCTGCCCGAAAACGAACCGGGCTCTTCGATCATGCCCGGCAAGGTCAATCCCACCCAGTGCGAAGCGCTCTCGATGGTCTGCGTGCAGGTCTATGGCAACGACGCCGCCCTGGCCTTCGCCGCCAGCCAGGGGAATTTCCAGCTGAATGTCTACAAGCCCGTGATCCTGCACAATGTGCTGGAAAGCATCGGGCTGCTGGCCGACGCCTGCGCGGCCTTTGACACCCACTGTGCCCGGGGAATCGAACCGGACCGGGCGCGCATCGCCGACCTGCTGGAGCGCAACCTGATGCGAGTCACGGCACTGGCTCCCCGGATCGGCTACGAACGGGCCGCGGCACTGGCGCATTCGGCCAGCCTGCGCGGGCTGAGTCTGCTGGAGGTCGCCCTCGAGGACAGCAGCCTGGATCCGGACGAGCTGGCGCGCTGGCTCGATCCCGCGCGACAGGCCCTGCCCAACCGGAAGACGGACGACGATGACTCCCGCTGACTCACAGGCCCTGAATGACGTGCTGGCCTGGCACCGGCTCAGCAGCCACGCGCCCGGGCGATTCGCACCCGGACCGGGTGGCCTGGACTGGATCACCCAGCCCGATCCGTTCCAGCACTGGGTGGGCACCCAGCGCCTCACTCTGCCGCTGCGTCCTGTCCGTCCGGACGACACCCACCCGGAGCCATCGACGGACGCGCGCACACGGCTCGGCCAGTTGTTGCAGGACAGTCTGGGGCTTTCGGCGTGGAAGGAATTCGGCCAGTCCCGCTGGGCCCTGCGGATGAATCCCTCCAGTGGCAACCTGCATCCCACCGAAGCCACCCTGATCTGCCCCGCGATTCCCGGCCTGAGTGACACGCCCTTCGTGGCGCACTACGCTCCCCGCGATCACAGTCTGGAACTGCGGGCCCGTGTGCCTCTGGCGCTGTGGGAGGCTCTGGTCGGGGAACTGCCCCGGGAGTCTTTTCTGCTGGGTCTTTCCAGCATTGCCTGGCGCGAAGCCTGGAAGTACGGCGAACGTGCCTTCCGTTATGTGCACCTGGATCTGGGCCATGCCCTGGGCGCCCTGGCCTTCGCGGCCGCTCCCCTGGGGCTGAGCGCGCGCTCCTGCCCGGCGCTGTCACACGCCCAGCTTGAGACCCTGCTGGGGCTGGACTCGACGCGCGGCCCCTTTCACGAGATCCCGGACATTCTGGTGGTGCTGGCCCAGGCCGACTCGCTGCCCGATGGGGCTTCAGGCCTGTCACTGACGGTTCCCGAGGGTTGGAATGAGCTGCACTGGCAGGGAGAACCCGAGTCCCTGGGAGCCCTTCCCCGTGTCTGGCCCGGACTGCGACGCATGAGTGAGCTCTGCCGCTCGTCCGCGCCGATGACCGACCCGGACGAAGCGCCCTTGCCTCCGCTGTCCGACAGGTGGCCACGCCCGGGCCCGTCGCTGCGTGCCCTGATCCACGGTCGACGCAGTGCCGTGGCCATGGACGGTGAGACGGCGATGCCCCTTGAGGATTTCCAGCGGATTCTGCAGCGTTGCCTGCCGGGCGCCGGACATCTGCCCTGTGCCAGCCTGCCCCAGCGGCCCCGGGTGTCCCTGCTGATCTTCGTGCACCGTGTCACGGGACTGGAGTCGGGTCTGTATCTGCTGCTTCGGGATCCGGCTCACGAAGAACGGTTGCGGGCCGTCAGCGATCCGGGCCTGCTCTGGGCACCTTGCGGCGAATCGCTGGCCGAACTGCCGCTGCGACTTCTGCAACCGGGCGACTGGCGCTCGCGGGCGGCCGCGCTCAGTTGCGGGCAGGAGATCGCGGGCGAGGGCTGCATCAGTCTGGGCATGCTGGCCGAGTTTCGCCCAGGACTGGAACAGGTCGGCCCCGCCCTTTACCCGCGCCTCTACTGGGAATGCGGTCTGCTGGGCCAGGTGCTCTATCTGGAAGCCGAGGCGGCAGGACTGAGCGGCACGGGCATCGGTTGTTTCTTCGACGAGGCCGTGCACACGAGCATCGGGCTGAAGGACGACAGTTTCCGCAGCCTGTATCACTTCACCATTGGCGGCGCGGTTCGCGATACCCGACTGCGCACCCTGCCACCCTATGCCGATCGCGGCACAGACAGCGGAGATGACGCATGAACAGCTGGGACGAACGCTACTCCGCCAGCGAGTATGTTTACGGAACCGAACCCAATGGCTTTCTGGTGCAGGTGGCGGACCGACTCAGGCCCGGTGACCTGCTCTCGCTGGCCGAAGGCGAAGGGCGCAACGCCGTGTATCTGGCCGGACTGGGTCACCGCGTGAGTGCCGTGGATTCCTCGGCCGTGGGTCTGGCCAAGGCCCGTGAGCTGGCTGCGCGCAAGGGCGTGAGGCTTGAAACCACCTGTGGCGATCTGGCGGAGTACGATCCCGGTCAGGACCGCTGGGACAGCGTGGTGTCGATCTTCTGCCATCTGCCCGGGGCTGTGCGTGCCGACCTGTACCGGCGCGTGTGCTCGGGTCTGCGTTCAGGCGGGTTGCTGGTGATCGAGGCCTACACGCCCGCCCAGCTGGCCCATGGCACGGGCGGCCCGCGCGATGTGTCGCTGCTGGTGTCGCTCGAGACCCTGCGTACGGAGCTGGAGGGTCTGGAATTCCTGATCGCACGGGAAACGGAACGCACGGTCGTGGAAGGCACTCTGCATACGGGACTGGCCTCCGTGGTCCAGGTTCTGGCCCGCAAGCCCTGAGAGTTCCTGCTGACTCTTCCGCTCATCCGGAATCAGACCTCAGTCCGGGGATCACGCGGAGCCGCGGATCACCCAGACCTCCTCCCCATCCTCCATATCCTCGGTGCGCACCAGCCCCGCAAAGGCGGCCACCCGCTGGCTGGCGACGTGCGCGGGGTGCACGCAGGCGCGAACCTCGGGCACTCCCTGCTCCAGCAGCCAGGCGACCAGCGCCCGGGCCGCTTCCCCGGCAAAACCTTGCCCCTGCCATTCCGTTCCGATCACCCAGGCCACATGGGCATGGTCCTGACACACCGTGCTCTGGGAGTAGCCCAGCGGCTGGCCCCCGGTCTTGTGTTCGATCAGCCAGTTCAGCCAGATCTCCTGGCCGTCGGGAGAACGACGCTGTTCGCGAAACCTCAGCAGCTCAGTCAGCGCAGCTTCCGATTCGGGAGGATCGCCACCCGTGAACTCGTGCAGGCGCACGTCGGCCAGCAGGGGATACAGGATGCGGGCGTGCGTGCTGCGCAGGGGTCGCTGGAGCAGTCGCGCGCTCTCGAGCAGCGGGGCATGGTCGGCAGGAAGCTGGAACACGGCGATCTCCATCGGGTGGCGCCCGGCCGTGGGGAGGTGATCCGGACCTTGGGTTCGGCGCGGGAGTGGGCTCAGGACTGGCGCGAATTGGCCCATTCGTGGTACAGTTGGCGAATCAGGCCATCGGCCAGGCCGGCCTGCGGCACCTGCATCCAGGTCGAGCGGGCGGTCTGCATCACGAAAAGGTAAATCCTCAGGGCATGGGGCAGCACGTCGGCGCGGTCCGGGCGCAGCCCCAGCTGGCGAATGCGCTGGGAAACCGTCAATCCGCTGATGCGCTCCAGCTGGCGCTGGATGCGCAGTTGCGACAGGGAATGATCCGGTTTGAGCCCCACCAGCGAGACCAGCTTGTTGATGTTGCCGCCGCTGCCGATGGTGATCACGGGCCCCCGCGGCCGGTGTTCACGCAGCCACTGGGCCATTTCCTGCCAGACACCCGGGTCGGTGCGTTCGGTCAGCAGGCGCACGGTACCCACGGGAAAGGAGCGACTCTGGGCCGCTCGTCCGGGCACCAGCAAGGTCAGCTCGGTGCTGCCGCCCCCCACATCCGTATAGAGGTAGTTTCCCGCCCGGTCCAGGCCCGCCTGTCCCGCGTTGGCCAGCAGGATGTGCGCTTCCTCGCTGCCCGTGATCAGTTCCAGATCCAGCCCCGCATCCTCGCGGATCTGCCGGGCCAGCTCGTCGGCGTTGGCCAGACTGCGCAGCGCGGAGGTGGCACAGGCGCGCCAGCGCAGCGGCTGCCAGGCCTCCATCAGCAGGCGAAAGGCTTTCAGGCTGTTGACCAGACGTTCGGCCGTGGCGGCACTGAGCTGCCCACTGATGAACGCCTCGGTGCCCAGGCGCAGGGGCATCCGGAACAGCGAGACCTTGCGGAAACAGGGCTCGCCGTCTTCATCCAGCACCTGCATGAAGAGCAGGCGCAGGGCATTGGAGCCCACGTCGATGGCGGCGAAGCGATGACCGAATTCACCGGGTTGGGGAGCGGGCGAAGACTGGAATTCCAAGGGCCGTGTTTCCTCAGGCTGGATGCGTGCGCATCACCAGGTTGCGGATTTCCTCCTGGGCACGCAGGCCGGACTGATGGTCGCCATCACGATAGCTGTTCGGCTGCTCCGTATCCAGCAGGCGGGCCTTGCGACTGTCCATCCAGTAGATCTCCAGCAATTCCTGCAGGTAGGCCTGGATGCCCGGGTCCATGATCGGGACGGCGGTTTCCACCCGGCGCTCGAAGTTGCGCGGCAGAAAATCCCCACTGCCGATGTAGTAGCGCGGGCTGCCGCCGTTGTGAAAACTGTAGATGCGTGAATGCTCGAGGTAACGGTCCACCACGGCCATGGCCTGGATCTGGCGCCCCACCGTGTCCTTGCCGGCGCGCGCGCAGAACATGCCGCGCACGTTCAGGCGCACCCGCACGCCCGCTTCGGCGGCTTCGTAAAGCTGGTCGATCAGGGCATAATCGCCCAGGTTGTTCAGCTTCAGATGGATCTCGGCCCGGCGCCCGGCACGGGCCTCGCTGATCTCCTTGGCGATCAGCAGTCCCAGGGCCTCGCGCGTGTTCCAGGGGGAGGCCAGCAGATGGTGGAACTTGAGCTGCAGGTAGGGCTTGGTGAAGAACTCGAAGAGCTGGCTCACCTCGTGCACCAGCTCGGGGCGAGCGCTAAGCAGCATCATGTCCTCGAAGGCACCCGCCGTGTCCTCGTTGAAGTTTCCCGTGGCAATGCAGACATACCCGGCGGTCTTGCCGCGCTCCTCGCGCTCGATGTGCACCAGCTTGCTGTGCACCTTGAGCCCCGCCACCCCGAAGACCACATCGATGTCCTCGTCCTGCAGTTGCTGGGCCCAGTTCAGGTTGGCATTCTCGTCAAACCGGGCCTGGAGTTCCACCACCACCAGCACGCGTTTGCCGTTGCGTCTGGCCGTGATGAGCGCACGGATCACATCGGAATTCTGCGCCAGTCGGTACAATGTGATCCTTATCCGCTGCACCTTGGGGTCCAGCGCCGCCTCGCGCAGCAGCATCACGAACTGCTGGAAGGGGTTGTAGGGAAAGTGCAACAGCCGATCACGCTTGCGGATCGCGCTCAGCAGACTGCCATCCAGCGGCAGACCCGAATGGGTCACCGGGGCTTCGGCCGGATAGCGCAACGAACGGCTTCCCACCTGCGGAAAGCGGATCAGATCACTGCGGTTGTGGTAACGCCCACCGGGCAGCAGAGTATCTTCCTGTGTCACACCCATCTTGCGCATCAGTTGCTTGAGAAAGTCCCGGGGCAGGCTGCCGTCGTAGACGAAGCGCACGGGCAACCCTTCCTTGCGGCGCTTCAGGCCCTCGGCCATCTTGGCGCTGTAGCTGAGGGAGATATCGTCTTCCAGATCCAGTTCCGCATCGCGGGTCAGCTTGACCGTCCAGGCTTCGTAGACATCCTGCTTGAACAGGGCGAAGATCTCGGGCAGCATCAGGCGCACGATGTCGTCCACGAAGATCAAGGTGTCCTCGTCGTCCTGCCCCGGAATCACCACGAATCGCTGAAGATCCGGGGGCAGCTCGATCATCGCATAACGCTGCTTGCGCTTCTTTCGTGAATCGCTCATCCGCACGGCCAGGTAGATGCTGCGTTCCTGCAGCGAGGGCAGCGGCTCGCCCGGCTTGAAGAGCACGGGCGACAGTTCGGTCTGCACATTGGCCCTGAAGAAGCTCCGCACCCAGGCTTCCTGTTCGGGACTGAGCTGGGTTTCGTTGAGCAGATGGATCCGGTTGCGGTGCAGCTCCTGGATCACATCATCGTAGGTGGAGTTGTAGTCCGCATGCAACTGTGCCACGGTACGGGTCACGGCTTCCAGCACGCGATGCGGATCATGGCCGATGTAGCTGCGCGCCCGGTCGCCCAGTTGGCAGAGCCGGCGCAGGGTGGCCACCCGTACCCGGAAGAACTCGTCCAGGTTGGAAGAGTAGATGCCCAGGAAGCGGATCCGCTCGATCAGGGGCACGCTGGGATCGCTGGCCTCCTGGAGCACGCGCTGGTTGAACAACAGCCAGCTCAGTTCCTTGGGCAGATAACGTGGATTGTCGTCGCAGTAGGTGATCACGAAATGCTCGTCGCTGCTGAATGCCGTTGCGTCGGGACGGGCCCCAGTCTCGTTGCTCAGGATGAGATTTCTGCAAGCAAGCGCCCATGATACCAATCGGCCGCTCGATCTCATCGGCGGATCCCGCCCGGGACTTCTGTCTCCCAACCATCGTCTGTCTGTCGTGGTTCCGGGCCGATGGCGCCCTTGCCAGTCCAGGATCTTGTTTTCATGATACTTGCGTCAGATCCGGGTGAGACTCAGTGTCTCTTCCGGCGGGCAGGAGCAAGGAAATCCGGATGAGTGGCCTCTTTTGTTAAAATTTTGACATTTATCAATGCCGCACTGCCCGCCAGAAGAGACCATTCCCACGACGACGGAGATCCGGGTCCCCGGAGACCGCGCTTGACACAATCGTGAGGACCGTCCATGATGAAGACCAAGGCACGCATTCAGCACCTGGTGGAGACATACGGGTCCGGGCGGGAAAACCTGCTCCCCATCCTGCAGCACATCGTGCGGGAGGACCATTTCCTTCATAGCCAGGTCCTCGAGGCGCTCGCGCACGAGATGCAGATCTCCGCGGCGGACGTCTACGGGACCGCATCCTTCTACAGTTTCCTCGAAACGGAACCTCGAGGCAGGCACATCATCCGGGTGTGCAAGACCATCTCCTGCTACATGAAAGGCAAGGATGCCCTGGTGGCCGCCATCGAGGATCGCCTGAAGATCCGCATGGGCGAGACCACGCGCGACGGCCAGTTCAGCCTGCTGGCCGCCAACTGCATGGGCTGGTGCCACAAGGGGCCGGCGATGCTGATTGACGAGCAGGTGTACACCGAACTGACCCCAGAAGGCGCGGTGGCCATCATCGAGCAGTTCATGCAGGAGCGGAGGATACGGGCATGACCAAGGAAGAGAAACTGTCGGCCCTGCAGAACCGCCAGATCCACGTCAACATGATCTTCGAGAGCGTGGACTGCCGGGCGATTCTGGAACATGCCCTGCAACTGGGCAGCGGTCAGGTGATCACCCTGATCGAGGAAGCCGATCTGCGCGGCCGTGGCGGTGCCGGTTTTCCTACCGGCAGGAAGTGGGCCATGGCGGCACGCCAGCCCGGCGATCGCAAATTCGTGATCTGCAATGCGGACGAAGGCGAACCGGGAACCTTCAAGGATCGCCAGATCCTGGAAGACCAGCCGGACAAGGTGTACACGGGAATGGCCCTCTGCGGCATGGCCATCGGCGCCCGCGAAGGCATCCTCTACCTGAGAGGTGAGTACGCCTACCTGTTGCCCTCGCTGCGCAGCCGGGCCGCGCTGTTCAATGCCCTGCTGGAAGACCTGACGATTCCCTTCACGATCGATTTCCGGCTGGGCAGCGGAGCCTATGTCTGCGGCGAGGAGACCGCGCTGATCGAGTCGATGGAAGGCCGGCGCGGCGAACCGCGCAACAAGCCGCCCTTTCCTGTGGAACAGGGCTACCTGAACCTGCCCACAATCGTCAACAATGTGGAAACCCTTGTCTACTGCACCATGATCGTCAAGGACGGCCCACAGCGCTTCCATGATCTGGGCACCTCCCAGTCACACGGCGCCAAGGTCTTCTCCGTCTCCGGCGACGCCGACATCGAGGGGATCTACGAACTGGAGCTGGGCATGACCCTGCAGGAGTTCGTGGACATCTTCGGCGATGGTGACACCAAGGCCGTGCAGGTGGGCGGATCTTCGGGCCATTGCGTACCGCGCAAGCGCTTCGAGGAAACCGTGATCGGTTTCGAAGGCATGCCCACGGGCGGCTCGATGATGCTCTTCAACAGCACACGCTCGATGTACCACGTGCTGCACAATTACCTGGAGTTCTTCGAGGAGGAATCCTGCGGGCAATGCACGCCCTGCCGGATCGGCTGCCAGCAACTTCTGCGCGGCATCGAAGCCATCAAGCACCACGAACGGGGCCCGGAATACCTGGACGAACTGATCCGTCTGGCCCGCACCATGAACATCGCGGCCAAGTGCGGGCTGGGGCAATCGGTGGCCAACCCCTTCATCTCGATCGTGCAGAACTTCCGCGAGGAAAT is a window encoding:
- a CDS encoding class II fumarate hydratase, which codes for MNEFRLEHDSMGEVRVPADVYWGAQTQRSIEHFPIGRERFRWPRSVIRAFALVKGAAARANAELGQLDKELAKAISGAAAEVESGRWDTQFPLVVFQTGSGTQSNMNANEVLANLANERLGHALGSPGPVHPNDHVNRGQSSNDVFPTVMHVAVLGELQERLLPALTGLKKTFGALATEHALLVKTGRTHLQDATPITLGQEVGAWAAQLSLALDALDSARPGVLQLALGGTAVGTGLNAHPGFAEAVIQDLARITGLPLRQAPNLFAALAGHEPLLQLSAALRTTAAALLKIANDIRWLASGPRCGIGELRLPENEPGSSIMPGKVNPTQCEALSMVCVQVYGNDAALAFAASQGNFQLNVYKPVILHNVLESIGLLADACAAFDTHCARGIEPDRARIADLLERNLMRVTALAPRIGYERAAALAHSASLRGLSLLEVALEDSSLDPDELARWLDPARQALPNRKTDDDDSR
- a CDS encoding SagB/ThcOx family dehydrogenase, translated to MTPADSQALNDVLAWHRLSSHAPGRFAPGPGGLDWITQPDPFQHWVGTQRLTLPLRPVRPDDTHPEPSTDARTRLGQLLQDSLGLSAWKEFGQSRWALRMNPSSGNLHPTEATLICPAIPGLSDTPFVAHYAPRDHSLELRARVPLALWEALVGELPRESFLLGLSSIAWREAWKYGERAFRYVHLDLGHALGALAFAAAPLGLSARSCPALSHAQLETLLGLDSTRGPFHEIPDILVVLAQADSLPDGASGLSLTVPEGWNELHWQGEPESLGALPRVWPGLRRMSELCRSSAPMTDPDEAPLPPLSDRWPRPGPSLRALIHGRRSAVAMDGETAMPLEDFQRILQRCLPGAGHLPCASLPQRPRVSLLIFVHRVTGLESGLYLLLRDPAHEERLRAVSDPGLLWAPCGESLAELPLRLLQPGDWRSRAAALSCGQEIAGEGCISLGMLAEFRPGLEQVGPALYPRLYWECGLLGQVLYLEAEAAGLSGTGIGCFFDEAVHTSIGLKDDSFRSLYHFTIGGAVRDTRLRTLPPYADRGTDSGDDA
- a CDS encoding class I SAM-dependent methyltransferase; this translates as MNSWDERYSASEYVYGTEPNGFLVQVADRLRPGDLLSLAEGEGRNAVYLAGLGHRVSAVDSSAVGLAKARELAARKGVRLETTCGDLAEYDPGQDRWDSVVSIFCHLPGAVRADLYRRVCSGLRSGGLLVIEAYTPAQLAHGTGGPRDVSLLVSLETLRTELEGLEFLIARETERTVVEGTLHTGLASVVQVLARKP
- a CDS encoding GNAT family N-acetyltransferase: MEIAVFQLPADHAPLLESARLLQRPLRSTHARILYPLLADVRLHEFTGGDPPESEAALTELLRFREQRRSPDGQEIWLNWLIEHKTGGQPLGYSQSTVCQDHAHVAWVIGTEWQGQGFAGEAARALVAWLLEQGVPEVRACVHPAHVASQRVAAFAGLVRTEDMEDGEEVWVIRGSA
- a CDS encoding exopolyphosphatase — its product is MEFQSSPAPQPGEFGHRFAAIDVGSNALRLLFMQVLDEDGEPCFRKVSLFRMPLRLGTEAFISGQLSAATAERLVNSLKAFRLLMEAWQPLRWRACATSALRSLANADELARQIREDAGLDLELITGSEEAHILLANAGQAGLDRAGNYLYTDVGGGSTELTLLVPGRAAQSRSFPVGTVRLLTERTDPGVWQEMAQWLREHRPRGPVITIGSGGNINKLVSLVGLKPDHSLSQLRIQRQLERISGLTVSQRIRQLGLRPDRADVLPHALRIYLFVMQTARSTWMQVPQAGLADGLIRQLYHEWANSRQS
- the ppk1 gene encoding polyphosphate kinase 1, with product MITYCDDNPRYLPKELSWLLFNQRVLQEASDPSVPLIERIRFLGIYSSNLDEFFRVRVATLRRLCQLGDRARSYIGHDPHRVLEAVTRTVAQLHADYNSTYDDVIQELHRNRIHLLNETQLSPEQEAWVRSFFRANVQTELSPVLFKPGEPLPSLQERSIYLAVRMSDSRKKRKQRYAMIELPPDLQRFVVIPGQDDEDTLIFVDDIVRLMLPEIFALFKQDVYEAWTVKLTRDAELDLEDDISLSYSAKMAEGLKRRKEGLPVRFVYDGSLPRDFLKQLMRKMGVTQEDTLLPGGRYHNRSDLIRFPQVGSRSLRYPAEAPVTHSGLPLDGSLLSAIRKRDRLLHFPYNPFQQFVMLLREAALDPKVQRIRITLYRLAQNSDVIRALITARRNGKRVLVVVELQARFDENANLNWAQQLQDEDIDVVFGVAGLKVHSKLVHIEREERGKTAGYVCIATGNFNEDTAGAFEDMMLLSARPELVHEVSQLFEFFTKPYLQLKFHHLLASPWNTREALGLLIAKEISEARAGRRAEIHLKLNNLGDYALIDQLYEAAEAGVRVRLNVRGMFCARAGKDTVGRQIQAMAVVDRYLEHSRIYSFHNGGSPRYYIGSGDFLPRNFERRVETAVPIMDPGIQAYLQELLEIYWMDSRKARLLDTEQPNSYRDGDHQSGLRAQEEIRNLVMRTHPA
- the nuoE gene encoding NADH-quinone oxidoreductase subunit NuoE translates to MMKTKARIQHLVETYGSGRENLLPILQHIVREDHFLHSQVLEALAHEMQISAADVYGTASFYSFLETEPRGRHIIRVCKTISCYMKGKDALVAAIEDRLKIRMGETTRDGQFSLLAANCMGWCHKGPAMLIDEQVYTELTPEGAVAIIEQFMQERRIRA
- a CDS encoding NADH-quinone oxidoreductase subunit E — encoded protein: MTKEEKLSALQNRQIHVNMIFESVDCRAILEHALQLGSGQVITLIEEADLRGRGGAGFPTGRKWAMAARQPGDRKFVICNADEGEPGTFKDRQILEDQPDKVYTGMALCGMAIGAREGILYLRGEYAYLLPSLRSRAALFNALLEDLTIPFTIDFRLGSGAYVCGEETALIESMEGRRGEPRNKPPFPVEQGYLNLPTIVNNVETLVYCTMIVKDGPQRFHDLGTSQSHGAKVFSVSGDADIEGIYELELGMTLQEFVDIFGDGDTKAVQVGGSSGHCVPRKRFEETVIGFEGMPTGGSMMLFNSTRSMYHVLHNYLEFFEEESCGQCTPCRIGCQQLLRGIEAIKHHERGPEYLDELIRLARTMNIAAKCGLGQSVANPFISIVQNFREEILF